The genomic region TGTTGCTGCCCAAGTTGCTGGAACTGGACCCGGAAATGCGCGTGGTGATTCTCACCGGTTATTCGAGCATTGCTACCGCGGTCGAAGCGATCAAACGCGGCGCCTGCAACTACCTGTGCAAACCGGCCGACGCCGACGATGTGCTGGCGGCGTTGCTTTCGGAGCACGCTGACCTCGACAGTCTGGTGCCGGAAAACCCGATGTCGGTCGACCGCCTGCAGTGGGAGCACATTCAGCGTGTGCTGACCGAGCACGAAGGCAACATCTCCGCCACTGCCCGTGCCTTGGGCATGCACCGCCGCACCCTGCAGCGCAAACTGCAGAAGCGCCCGGTTCGTCGCTGAACCTGCGCTGAACGACTATCGCCAGCCCTCGCGATAAAACGCACCGATCATCTATGATCGGTGCGTGTCTGTTCTTTTCTATATTGAGCCTTATCCATGAATCAGAACGCTGAATATTCCGCGGTCAACGATGCTGTGCGCGGGCAGTTTTTCCGCAAAGTGTGGGCGATCATCACGCCTTATTGGCGCAGTGAAGAGAAGGGCAAGGCCTGGACGCTATTGATTGCGGTGATCGCCCTGTCGTTGCTCAGTGTGGGCATCTCGGTGT from Pseudomonas tensinigenes harbors:
- a CDS encoding response regulator transcription factor; its protein translation is MSDEIQVEGEELPHLLLVDDDATFTRVMARAMARRGFRVSTAGSAEEGLTIAQADLPDYAALDLKMDGDSGLVLLPKLLELDPEMRVVILTGYSSIATAVEAIKRGACNYLCKPADADDVLAALLSEHADLDSLVPENPMSVDRLQWEHIQRVLTEHEGNISATARALGMHRRTLQRKLQKRPVRR